AGCGTTCCGGATCGACCACTACAGTAAAATTCCACAATACAAAATTTTCGATacaattattaataattagttAATACAGTCTACTGTAGCACAGTCTCGTTTTACTGTAAACTATGATAATCTACACTAATTTATCATTAATACAAAGCATCCGAGTCCCATTTTCTGTGGCTCTCTGAGCATTCACTCGTACCCCCACCCACAGCAAGTCGAGCCACATCCACACAACTAGACAGCGCGGCCTGTACTATCTGTTACGCGTACGCACTAATGGACTAATGGTGAATTGCTGGTGCCCGTGGTACGTGCTGCGTTTCTGAAGAAAAACTGCAGATTTGGCTGACGCGCACATCACACGCATGTCACAGGGGTACATGCTGAACCCCGGTTTCGTAGATTCAGATATCCAAGATCAACACAAGTCTGAAGCATCCCCAAGAATTTTAGCTATCAGGTGCTCGCTATGTACGGCGTTCCGGTGCAACATATACGTGAGCCGCTTCTTTTTCACTAACGCCCATACTCCTTGTGATTTGAATGAATGCCCACAGAAAGTACAGACCATGCATATGTCCCCTTCTCTTTTGTCCGTGTTGGTATCTTATTATAAGGACTTCTCTTCTGCATGTGAAAATATATAGTTGGTAATtgattcataaaaaaatatttagattccACAAAAAGGAAATAGTGACAGTATTGTCTAGAACCAAAAAACATATTGAAGGATAAGTGCACTTACAGGTAGGGCTGGAAACGAGCCGCGcctggctcggctcggctcgtagAGCTCGGTGAAGTGTAGACTTGGCTCGGTTCGGTTCGGTTCGATTTGCAAACCGAGTTAAAATGACGGCTCGGTTCAGCTCGGTTGCTGGCTCGAGCCGGCTCGCGAGCCTTCCAGACCATCAGGCATCAATGCAAGACAGAAGTTCAAAAACACATCACACGCAAACAGGGAACACACgataacaacaacaactagattTATTCATATATATTCATGCATGAGTCATAAAACACAGCTCAAGCTCACATTAGGTAGTCTCAGACTTGCTGCAGCTTTGCAGTCTTCATCACCACGCCCAGCTATATGCCTATATAGCTCTGCACTACATCCATCATGAGGCCTAGCTATGAATAAACAGGGCAACAAATCAATGGAGCAAAAATATGCGCACACACACAATTTCTACAAATAAACGGTCTGATGCTGGAGTGCTGAACTACTAGACCAGGCATGCCAACGGTCCATGGCTCGGTTTGGCTCACAAACAGCTCGCGAGCTAGCTCGACTCGGCTCGGTTCACAAAGCGAGCCAACGGTGTGGCTTGGGCTTGGCTCGTTTGGGTAACGAACCGAGCCGAGCCTCCACGAGCCCGAGCTAGCTCGTGAGCTGCAAGCCTTTTGTCCAGCCCTACTTGCAGTAAAATGGTTTTCACACTTTAAGAGTTGCACATAGCTGAATCACCACTTTCTTTAAAAAAAGTGTGAGCTGCCTCATTGTTGATCAGAGGTAGCGGCGAAGTATTTAAGGCTTTATTTTGAATGCAGAAAGTTTACAAGATTTTATACGGAAAGAAACTCTTTagagtaaattttgcaaaactacacTATGATCGTTAAAACtatcacaaaatatattatttcctCCTATTTTACAAAACCATACTTATtttgcatcactttatcacaaaactatacttATTTTGatttaactatcacaaaactatatttttcccTCCTATTTCACAAAATCACACTTACTTTGTATTATTTTATTACAAAACTACATTTATGTTACTATGAAGAGATCTAACAAGAAGAGCCAATACGTCATACTTACAGACTTCAGTCATCACCGTTTGCTAACGTGACCGACTACGTCATATCACAATTGCTTGCCAAGTTAGCAGATCCTACGTAGCTTTTAGGCTTCTTCTCTTGGAAGCTACCGATCTGACGCAAGTTGAATATATGAGCGCAAAAAAATATTGTTGGTGGGGGTTGGTGTGGCACCATTTAGCCACCCAAATGGTGCCATGCCAACCCCTACCAGCGCCATTTGAGTGCCTAAATGGTGTCATACCAACCCTACCAACGCTAATTTTATGAGCACAAGAATTCAACTCGAGCCAAATCAATAGCTTTCAAGAGAAGAAGCTCAAATACCATGTAAGATCTGCTAACTTGGGAAGCAATTGTGACATAATATAGTCGATCATGTTAGCAAATGGTGAGGACTGAAGCCTGTAACTATGACACGTAGGTCCATCTTATCCGATCTGTTCACAATAacaaaagtgtagttttgtaatAAAGTGATGTAAAGTAAATGTGGTTTTTTGAAATAGGAGGGGAAAGTGTAgttgtaggaccgagatagacaattagagaggggtgaatagacgtcttcCAAATTACTTGCGAAATAGATAGCCTACTCCTTATCCACCCAACGTTCCTAAAAAACATATAAACAGAAACATGAACTTTAGAGACAAGCGAGAGAGAAAGTTCCAAGGAAACATGACTTTACTAATGAAATATGAACAATAGACTCTATTTAAGACCATTCCATTTGTCTTGTGCACAAAATCTTaaaacttgaacgaagaacaaaGTAAATGACAGTTACCGAAAcaagcaactctccaagttgatggtctagaggcaaagTGATTCAAGACCTTCTCAAATACATGATAATATGGAAATTTATGCCTCtacaaaaaagaagaacaatttCTCAAGATTGAAAATTACAgttcaaaagcaaaaacaaaaatcaacaagaaaattgaAAAGCTTGCACCGAATGGAAAGAAACCAAAACAATGAGACTAGAAGGATACGAACACAAGCTcatgcaagaaaataatcttcattaaGCATATATGCCAGCCCTCTTTTTAGCAGATTACAAAGTTTTTTTCCTCATAAACGCTCTAGTCTATTACAAAGCCTATCCAAttctctcctccaaaacctatcacaaggctctcaaatggcttGCTCAAAGCTCTCTCATATCtctaccccctatttatagcccttgGGAGCTTCCTTAGCCCTAAAATTTCCTTGTTTCCAAAACACCATTCACCggtagtgcactcctacctaccaccggagCATTTTAGTCCAGATTTTGCTCCTTCCGTCGAACGGACAcggcttcttcatgacttagcttcgcctcgaagcaagcttcatgatgattcCACGTaaccctccagtcctcccacggttttatGGCTAAACCGCAAAACTCTAACACgctctcaaagcatgactagtgAATGTACATGATGTCACATAGAGGGGGAGGGTTAATAGGCGTTTCCTAAAAATTTAAACTTCATAGCGGATTATATatttcggatactccgggtcaatccggagactTCGGGATTAGGAGGTTCTGAGCTTAACCCGGACAGTCCGGATGGAAcagaaaatcaataactaagAATAGctaagcaagtctagttgaATCTAAGGATTATCACAAGTTTAAAAGAAAGCTTAAGGACAATTTCACCGACCACCTGCAGCTACAAACTCGCAAACATATAGATCAGACAACTTTcccaaaagatcaactagaacgaCAAAGAGTACAGGAAAGTAAAGGAGATAAGAATTTGTTTCCTGAAATTCGGATCAAACGATCCTACGTTTccattgaggtgctcacaagagtcaggtctctttcaacccttatcctcaccaagcgactATGAAGATCGAGCTTGGACTTACTCAAAgcttcctcttcccttgcggaggcgaggatgaccttcacaaacttcctagGGCACCCCACAAACTTGGGTGTTCTCCGGGTgacgcctagccgtctaggaactccaagcttcaagagtagcgaACATGAATCGatggcttgatgatgaactcaagtgctcaaaagatccGAATGACTGATAGATCCCAAATtatctgggtcaacccagaGATTCTGAGTAAAAACACAAGATCCCTAACTGAACACCCCCTGCTGGAGCTGGACTCGTAGACTCTGGGTAATCCGGAGTAACTGGGTCAGCCTAGAGACTCCGGGCATAGACTAAGACTTGAACTTTCCAATGTTCACGGAgtgatttgtgtctctcttCATTGGTCTAAAtgggtactttgagcactaagataTCTTCAAGTCTACCtatacgcatccctcttgatagtacggcatacctatattcaaattcaaaaataaaatcaatttaagtCTATCGAGTGACTActtgccgcttctcttttccttttgagggacgccaacatcATTTAATTTCTTTGATgagactaaaacatgttcatatctttaataaactcattagttccttaatcgtttgtcatcaattatccaaaacccacataggggcctagatgcactttcaatcttctcctttttggtgattgatgataacacgattaaagcttataaAAGATTATCGAATTAAAGATTTTTaaattctaagatatatgtgagatccagagatggccaaatgggccactcGGGCCGGCCAGCACGGGCCCAGCTCGGCACGGCCAGGCTACGACACGACCCGATTGGCCCAGCtactgtaacgggccgtgccgtgctagCCCACGTGCCGCGCCCTCGGCCCATGACACAACCCATCTACCATCGTGCCGGGCCGGGTCGGCCCGGGAACTGTTGCGGCACGATCGACTCGGTGACCCGACGGGCACGGCTGGTGGTGAGGCggggcggccggcggcggggcgAGGAGGCCGGGGGCACGGCGGCAAGGTGGAGAGGGGTAGCCGGGCGGAGCAGAGCGGCTGGGCGGCAGGACGGGGAGGTCGGGGTCGAGGCGGTCGGGAGGCAGGGTGGGGAGGCCGGGGACGAGGCGGCACAACGGCAGTGTGGAGAGGTTGGTGATAGGGCGGTCGGGAGGTGGGGCGGCACGATGATGGGGCGGAGCGGGGCGGCCGGGCGGTGGGGCTGGGAGGTCAGGGGTAGGGCGGGGCGGCCTACGACGGGGTGGGGCGGCATGGTGGGGGGCGGGGAGGCACGACGGCGGGGTGGGGAGGCCGGGGGCGGAGTGGGGAGGCAGGGGCGGGGTGGCACAGCGACCGAGCGGGGAGGCCGGGGATGGGGCAGGCCGGGCGGCGTGCTGACCCGTGTCGGGCCGTGCCCGTGGCAACCCGTCTAAACCGGgttgtgccgtgccggcccgccgtgccgaggcatcagcccaggcacggcccggctagtcgtgccgtgtcggcccgccgtgccgaggcatcagcccaggcacggcccggctagTCGTGCCGTGTCGGCCCGCCGTGCCGAGGCATCAgcccaggcacgacccggctagtcatgccgtgccggcccagcCCAGCTACCATCGGGCCGtaccgtgcctgggccgtgcctacagtgccgtgcctcgggctggcccagtaggcacgacccagttggccatctttagtgagatcccctaaatgtgtgcattagaTAAATTTGAACTTAAGATCAAATGAACATATTTAAAAGATATTTTTATTGAGGGCACCTCCTATATCTTAGCATCTGTGGGCTGTAAAGAATGTGAGTGAACATGATAAtccgtgatgcatatgacatggTATATAACATAATAAAAGAAATGGAGAAACTACACCATAGGATGTTATAAAGATCTCATACTACCATagatcttacaaatttaaagatCAACAACTATCACACTACAACATAGTTTATCACACATTATTACAATaagtcttacatgtccaacagAAACAATAAAGATTTTAACAGATAAAGGAGATAAAATATTGCCTAGAacttggatactccgggtgaatCCAGATACTCCGAATTCAGGCAGAGAACAGACAGCAGGAAGATAAAAGTATTCCCTCGccctttgacatcaagcatcAAAAAGGAAATTGAAGCAAAGATAAAGATCTAGTCGCTGCCCTCTTCATAGTCCTCATCTTCATTTCCATCTCCACTGCCactaccatcatcatcatcttggaaAATTTCCTCAGCACCACCCAAAGCCTCTTCCTCGgtttcttcctcatcaacctctTGTGTCACGCCCCGAACACAGGCTCACATGACAGCCGCcacataattatggattaaaaacCCATAACCATGTTAAGGcaaaaatactcaaataaaatcagtGATTTACAGAGCAGCTAGCGGAAGCTTTATTTATATGAGAAGTCATAATTTACATGATTAAGTGTCTACTTATACaacttattttgatgtaaaCAAATTATTAAACACTACACTATTGATATATCCCAAAATTTCCCACGTATAGCATCTAGTCGTCGTTGTCTTGATTATGACCTTGAGATTCTGTGTTTAACACCCAAAACAATTACGAGTATAAAATACTCAGCAAGATAAAGACATTGCATGTATAAATAAACCTGAATTATTataatatcaaattttcattgtttatttaactctgcagagattgtccaaTCACTAATATTACATCGTGTTTTGTACCACGACGAGACCTGAGCTTTTCCTATGGACAATCCCAAATGATACTATCAATGCACGTGCCACACCATACAGGTGAATAATATAGTCCCGGCTACATGACTAGATCTTTCACTAGGCACTCCCGGTAACtcaaaatgtatcgactgtccACGTCAGTATCCACTCTACCATTAGTGATCGACAACAGTATGAATAATTGATTGAACATATAATTGATTGAATAGAAATACAAACATAACTTAAAATGTAATATTGAACTGCAATATTAATGGATAATAATGAGTAATAACAGGAAATATaatattgaaatataaataGACTATAATGTTGATATAAATATGTTACTCTAAGAGAGTGTGAATGCAGCTTACAGATAAaagcataataataataaagtaGTGTGCAACACAGATTGCAGATAAAAAGACGATATAAATAAGACGGGTGTTAACGCAGCTTGCAAATAAAAGAATGATATAAATAAGACTGGTGTCAACGCAGCTTGCCTCTTACTAAGAAAACCAAGATATAGCGCCTTTGTCCTGATATGAAATTTTGGCAGAACCGACGCTTGAAAATCGATGTTTATATATCTCGGTGGGAAACCCGAACTATAACTTGACAGAATACCCGGACTATAGTTTAACTATAAACTATAGCACCCTAATAGTACACTAatgatcttgactaataatAATATGGAAGTGCAAGAGTGTGTGTACAAGTGTATTGTATGAGGAAGACTTGAGTGGAGGTGTGAGTGTTGAAAGGAGACTTGCTTGTGTGAATGCATGGCAGTAGCAGGTGACTTGCTGTATTTATAGGTGTAGTTGGCTTGGCCCTACGGAAGCTCAAACATTAGTTAAATCTCTCCATCCTGATCCTTGGCTTTTGATTGGCCCTCACGTCAAGTAAGTAGTGCTGGAGGAAAGTGAAATTTTGTGGCTCATTGACATGGCCCCACATGGAAGTGGCTAAAGTTAGCTAACCGACATAGCAAATTCAAAGGGTAGCTGGCTGATACAATGAGTTGTGTTGGAATTGAATACAAGACACTTGTTTGGTAAACTATTCTACCGAGGGTTAAAACAACAAGAGATATGCCTTTCCTATGGCTGCTAGTAGTTTTGCATGCTGAAGCTTGAGAGCTGATGTACTGTTGCTGACGTGGATGATAAGTGAGAGTGAAATTACAATGTGTTGGCTCATGTGGAAATATATAGCTTGAGCATTATCCGTATGAGAAAAACAATGAGTGCTCAGTTGTATGGTTTATGTTTGGGTCCTCaaggtaaaaaaaatctaaagtaCTACACTCATCCTTATCCAACATGATTGTAGATTATTTCTAATATGCATGTCAGATGGGCCATAGGTAGAATTTTGCTTCCATCGGGTGCAATCATTCATAAGTACTAATTTAATATATGGATCAACTCAAGTACCATAATTAATTAGCCAAACATCTTATTATATTATATCTAATTATGTTGTTCCTCACATCTTGAGCATGAGATGTTCCTTCTCCCTCTGCAGCAATTTGTGCCTCATCATACTAAGCCCATAGATTCTCAAAAGCTTCAAGCTCGCTTACTTCTTCTTCGGAGACAATTAAGAGCAAGGAGGTTCAATCCTCAAATACGTATAAATAGTTTTTTGCCTCTCCTCAATCTTCCTCAACCTCAAATTAGTTTTGTCTTTGTGTTCTTTTATCTTCACAGTATTGTGAGTGCAAATATTGAATATAGCTTTGATGACACTCTTGATAAAGGATGGAGAGTCACAAGAGGAAGATGTACATGTCAGTGCTGCCTTTTGTGCTACGCTAAGAGCTGACCttggaggagaaggtggcaTAGATGAAGATGCTTTTGAACCCACCAACCTTACCCTATAAGGCTCATGCTTCATTTCCTTAAAgaaattcttctttgtgatcttctcgatcataaacatgatatatGGCGCATAGGCACAACTCATGCTAGGTATATGAGATGTAGTGTGTATCTCTTCCCAAAGAAAGTCCACCACACTAAACGGATCACCCTCATGGACATCCTAGCAAGAACATTCCTTATGTTCCCGTGAACATTAGTGGAATCACCACTTTTTGAGCTAAAGTGAGACATAACAAGGAGTTTAGACACTTGTAGAATTGCCTCGTGCCATTTGTTGTGCTAAAAGTCACTTCACCTTGATTCTCATACATGAAGTCCATTTCTTTAGAGGAGAGTTGTGGATCATTATGAATCTTGGTCTTGCTTGTGTCCTagacatcaaatccaaacaaatgAGCAAAAGACCAATATTTGATCTTGTATTTCTCTCATTTGAGCATCCGAAATATTGATTGGTTTTCTTCATGGTCATAGTAGAAAGTGGCATAAAATTGTGTTATAACCTAATCACTCCAATCATATTTCAATGCCATGATATTCTTGATCATTTTATCCTCACAAGATGCAATGAACTCATTGAAGGTATGATCATTTTTGTTAGCCACATAGTCCCAATCAATTCATTGCATTGGGGTGaccggcttcttcttcttgaggatCATAGTTTCATGGAAACCCGCttggaaatcattccaaaacTGATAATCCGCCACATTTTTATCATAAACATATGGATCTTTATATCTTACATTTTTCACTTGCTGGACCTTTTCATGTAATAAGTCACTCTTCTGCCTAGCTCACCGAATCTTACACCATTATATGGCTTGTGAAGTTTCAAAGGTTGCACATAAGttctttcttcatcttgctcttcctATATTTCCTCTTGCCTTTGGGCCCTAGAACCAGAGGCAACTGCCTTTCCCTTGCCTCTCCCTTCTAcggctccccttcttcctctaGATGGCAAAGCATCACCACGAGGCACATTGACAGTTCGAGCCGCCTCATCAATGTGAATGCCACCGGCACGTGAAGCCTTTACCTTAAAAACCACCTTGCGGGTACGATCTTGTCCACTACCATGTCCACTGCCACTACAACTGCATTCGTCCTCTGAAGCAGGTTGCTGTGATGGAGAGTCGATTTGGGCTAGTGGATCAAACTTAGCCTTTAGCCTCCTTCATTAAGCTTGACCAACATCTTTTACATGAACCATCTTGAATTGTCCTGAGATAAATATGGATGACATGCTAGAGATATGAAAAGGATTGCTCAAGAAATGGAATTGACAAAATTCAATGAACATGATATggacaacccagagtatccTGGTTCAacctggactatccgggttgccCAATCCTGAGGCAAAAACTTGGGGTTTGAAGGATTTAACAAATGCATTTGCAAACCCTTGAAATACATAATTCTAGGAAGGAAAAGGAGTATCTTCACCAAAGAAAATTAACTCTAGAGATAGGTATAGAGAGATTGAGAGGAAACAATTTTTAGGTTTACCTTGAGATCAAGCGAAGCACTCGGAGTCGATTCGAAGGGAGGGCTGGACAATCCGACCAAGAGATGAGTTGACTTGGTGAAGAACTTGGAAATTCTACGGTGAAAACCTTAGATCGCCAGAGGGGAGGTCACCGCGGTGGGAggatgagagaggaggtgaaaGAGATAGAATGAAGAGGTAACTCCTTGGGCTGGGTATAAGACTGgataacccggagtatccaggtggacccggagtctctgagttcGGATTTAAAATATAACCGACAGGGGCCACCCGGAGGGTAACTCAGAACATCCGGGTTGAGtgacagaatccggagtatccagatgaacccggagactctgggttctaTCAACTCGACAGAGACACCCAGGGCCTAAGCACTTCTAGAATCCGAATACTCCAGGCTAAATCGGACCTTTCAGGTTCTGGAACATGGCAGAACTTGATTTTTTGAGCTGAGATTCGACGTGGATTTTTGAGAGAAGGGcggttggacatataagacattTTTGCCACTtatgatcagccaacaaacaagAATACATAACGATAATCATAAGTTAtaaaatattatcaaaatatCAAAGAatcaaaaatttgaaaatagcACTAAAAAGATATTTTCGCAAACTTCTAGCTTCCAAAGCTATAAGACTAGAACAAATAATTGTgtgcaacatatcaagccacgttacgagaatctaggatatttagctcacttctcaacttgCAAAACCTTTACTCGTCTAgcggcttggtgaggatatcggctagttgttattcagttctcacatggtgaatatcgatattccctttggttgagtggtctctcaagaaatggtgccgggtgtctatatgtttggtatttgagtgttgcacgggattgttggttattttgatagcactctcattgtcacaaaaAAGTGGGattttggtcatgttgtagccataatcTCTTAAGGTTTGCTTCATCCAAATTAGTTGAGCACGACAAGTGCCAAtggcaacatactcggcttcggtGGTAGATAGAGCTACATAATTCTATTTCTTTGAGGTCCAAGACACGAGGACCTACCTAAGAATTGGCAAGACCTGAATGTACTctttctatccactttgcaaccggcatagtCGGAAtctgaatagccgataaggtgaaaggttgaacctttagaataccataagccaaggtaagaagtatgaataaaatatctaataaTTCTCTTGATGGCCACTAAATGGTACTTTTTTGGAGTGACTTGAAATCGTGCatacactaagcataatatcgggcctagatgcacaaaggtaaagtaaagaaccaattATAGAGTGATATACTTTTTGATCCACGGTCTTGCTATCTTTGTTgaggtcgagatgtccattggcTTGTATAGGAGTATTTATAGGCTTGGCATTCtctatgtcaaacttcttgagtatatctttgatgtacttggtttggcaTATGAATGTgtcttccttgagttgtttgatatGAAATCAtaggaagaacttcaactccccCACCATTGACATCCTAAACCTTTTGGTCATGATCCTgttaaattcttcacaaaaagattgattagtagaaccaaatataatatcatcgatatatatttgacaaataaataaatcattattaACTTTACTAGTGAAAAGAGTAGTAtcagctttgcctatttcaaagccttttCGACAAAAAAGTTGtaaaggcattcataccataaTCTAGGTggttgcttaagcccatagaacgccttatggagtttgtatacACGATGAGGATACTTGGTATCTTTAAATTCAGGTGATTGCTCTGcatataccaattcggagataGGTTCATTAAAAAATGTGCTCTTTACATCCaattgatataacttgaaacatagtgagtagcataggcaatgaatatacgaattgactcaagcctagttatgggagcataagtctcactaaaatccaaaccttctgtttgcgtgaagccttgagcaatcAACCTCGCCTTGTTTCTAGTCATGATCCCGTTCTCATCTTATTTGTTGTAGAAGACCTCTTTAGTGCCAATCatattttgtttggattttttcACTAATGACCAAACTCTTGAAGTTGTTAAGtgcttcttgcatggccatcacctaATCCGGATCTCCAAATGCATCATgtaccttcaaaggctccaaagaggaaacaaaaaagtaatattcacaaaaatttacaattctagAATGAGTGGTTACCTCTCTttatatatcaccaaggatgttgtcaatcgggtgatctttttgatactttgatgaattcttggatgtggcacttgagattaCAGCTGAATATCatctacatcatcatcatcaaggaatttgttggagtcattatgagcttgatcttgatcttgatctagACTTTGGTCTTGATCTTTAGTTGATGTTGttggctccacttgagttgatgaagatggattGGCTTGATCATTATTAGCCACTTGTTGCTCTTGGGGTTCtaaggcttgatttcaccaattgatATCTTCTTAATTGTCTCACttagaatttcttcatcacttaaaatattagaatcaacttgctccacttgaaagccgttagattcatcaaatgtcacatcacgcgtgatccataaccaagtaagaaaccTTTATCTACCTTAGAAGCAAACTTAGAAATTTTGACcttcttatttaaaataaagcatttactACCAAAACTCTAAATTAAGACACATTAGGTTTATTACCGGTTACAAGCTCGtaggcggtcttcttcaagatcttgtggagatataagTGGTTGATGGCATGACATGCGGTGTTAACGGTCTCCGCCCAAAATTAATCCGAGATCTTATACTCATCAAATATGgtccttgccgactctatgagatccctattctttctctcgatagcctcattttgttgaggggag
The nucleotide sequence above comes from Phragmites australis chromosome 4, lpPhrAust1.1, whole genome shotgun sequence. Encoded proteins:
- the LOC133914735 gene encoding proline-rich receptor-like protein kinase PERK2; translation: MPPHPVVGRPALPLTSQPHRPAAPLRPIIVPPHLPTALSPTSPHCRCAASSPASPPCLPTASTPTSPSCRPAALLRPATPLHLAAVPPASSPRRRPPRLTTSRARRVTESIVPQQFPGRPGPARW